A window of the Lepisosteus oculatus isolate fLepOcu1 chromosome 14, fLepOcu1.hap2, whole genome shotgun sequence genome harbors these coding sequences:
- the LOC138243422 gene encoding interferon-induced very large GTPase 1-like, producing the protein MSITNVSPETLWEIRFSESSQEGKRQLQVGEQEDKPSVLGTRNKEESIGTQPSGAGEKAHIFMKLLERLGLQKFYSVKLTKPDVLTVNKLSLSNTQPTAEEELSFYYLYKLMMLDYRARSVLCVKEKGQPHHKSAEVSCDVDDFLGDTNVCDDDTEEELQIHPMDIQMAVFLCASYFLRQWMCMKLTKCQYALPLLVPDPRNDTTEFPMWAFQQVKKSWKSKGTNKDSVKSGLLFQASVPIVSFIRFGICPTSKSKILNSVINRQKHNVFFHRHCKGSTRECLLTDGLVEIAWYWPGGMEDDVLNSCMAFTNLHGDASNHKEQIAFLKEVSAVIVVLLSKSSLNDTRKETLSSLLKSSTPVICLFAEKEKVAHRPNPTKVKLAVHNKNEAQLTDEIISHIKHFQGH; encoded by the exons ATGTCGATCACAAACGTGAGCCCCGAGACACTATGGG AGATCCGCTTCTCCGAATCCTCACAAGAAGGCAAGCGGCAGCTGCAGGTGGGGGAACAAGAGGACAAGCCAAGCGTCTTGGGCACGAGAAACAAAGAGGAGAGCATTGGAACCCAGCCGTCAGGAGCAGGGGAGAAAGCACATATTTTTATGAAACTACTGGAAAGACTCGGACTCCAGAAGTTCTATTCTGTAAAACTGACGAAGCCAGATGTACTAACTGTAAACAAGTTATCATTGAGTAACACTCAGCCAACCGCAGAAGAGGAGCTGTCTTTTTATTACCTGTACAAGCTCATGATGCTGGACTACCGAGCCAGGAGTGTGCTGTGCGTCAAGGAAAAAGGGCAGCCACATCACAAGAGTGCAGAGGTCAGCTGTGATGTCGATGATTTCCTGGGTGATACAAATGTGTGTGATGATGACACAGAGGAAGAATTGCAGATCCATCCCATGGATATTCAGATGGCTGTGTTCCTTTGTGCTAGCTATTTCCTGAGGCAGTGGATGTGTATGAAACTGACCAAGTGCCAATATGCCCTGCCTCTGCTAGTACCTGACCCACGAAACGATACGACCGAATTTCCCATGTGGGCATTTCAGCAGGTTAAGAAGAGCTGGAAAAGTAAAGGTACCAATAAAGACAGTGTCAAAAGCGGACTTTTGTTCCAGGCATCTGTACCGATAGTGTCTTTCATTAGGTTTGGAATATGCCCGACATCTAAATCGAAAATCCTGAACAGCGTAAtcaacagacagaagcacaaTGTTTTCTTCCACCGGCACTGCAAAGGCAGTACGAGGGAATGCCTTCTCACGGATGGGCTGGTGGAGATTGCGTGGTACTGGCCAGGTGGAATGGAAGACGACGTTCTTAACAGCTGCATGGCGTTCACTAATCTGCACGGCGACGCCAGCAACCACAAGGAGCAGATCGCGTTTCTGAAGGAAGTCAGTGCTGTTATCGTGGTTCTGCTTTCGAAATCCTCTTTGAATGACACCAGAAAAGAGAccctctcttctctcctcaAGAGCTCCACACCGGTCATCTGTCTctttgcagaaaaagaaaaggttgcTCACAGACCTAATCCAACTAAGGTGAAACTTGCAGTTCACAATAAGAATGAAGCCCAGTTAACAGATGAAATCATTTCTCACATCAAACATTTTCAGG gacactaa
- the LOC138243424 gene encoding interferon-induced very large GTPase 1-like, with the protein MSPDMADEKQYLTALPGIGAEMLIAGYPLELMDGDASYVPLGWIEAVLDKLIHKVGDKQIFVLSILGVQSSGKSTLLNTMFGLHFPVSAGRCTRGAFMQLVTVDQKIRDELQYDFVLIVDTEGLRSPEINNATALAHDNELATFIVGIADATLINIMGESLLDMQDILQICVQAFMRMKRVSITPSCLFVHQNVAEPSASEDNITGRMRLQETLDEMARIAASEEGFDATSFNDIIQFDIRKHVYFFKNLFEGNPSTALPNPSYSENVQELKSTILGIREWKSDCRFASISEMKLRIVAMWNALLGENFVFSFRNSLEVMVYKRLEVNCGNWTWQLRKCGLDLQRTLRHQIMSDQVQAVDSSSIKKSFEQQAKAISEETEEYFKKEKYPHILNQWKNNIDFRLQTVKEELIEDTQRRCKKWIAQRKSRSGLDQKKSQYLAELLAKSRCLASNLISECDETMDKEFEKLWVELMTRVASKTPAEKDVNIDAAVEKIFCETFKTKANSKQMKKV; encoded by the exons ATGTCACCAGATATGGCAGATGAAAAACAGTATCTTACTGCTCTTCCAGGGATAGGGGCTGAAATGTTGATCGCAGGATATCCTCTTGAACTGATGGATGGGGATGCTTCCTACGTCCCTCTTGGATGGATCGAAGCAGTGCTGGACAAACTGATCCATAAAGTTGGTGACAAACAGATATTTGTTCTGTCCATTCTTGGTGTTCAAAGCTCTGGCAAGTCCACATTACTGAACACTATGTTTGGTCTTCACTTTCCAGTGAGTGCAGGAAGATGCACAAGAGGAGCATTCATGCAGTTAGTGACAGTGGATCAAAAGATCAGAGATGAGTTGCAGTATGACTTTGTCCTAATAGTGGACACAGAAGGCCTTCGATCACCGGAGATTAATAATGCAACTGCACTGGCCCATGACAATGAACTCGCTACATTTATCGTTGGAATAGCTGATGCAACCCTAATTAACATCATGGGAGAGAGCTTACTGGATATGCAAGATATTCTTCAGATTTGTGTCCAGGCTTTTATGAGGATGAAGAGAGTCAGTATCACTCCAAGCTGCCTTTTTGTGCATCAAAATGTTGCAGAACCATCTGCCAGTGAAGACAATATTACAGGAAGGATGCGCCTACAGGAGACACTGGATGAAATGGCTCGCATTGCAGCCAGTGAAGAAGGGTTTGATGCTACAAGTTTTAATGACATCATTCAATTTGACATAAGAAAGCACGTTTACTTTTTCAAAAATCTTTTTGAAGGAAACCCATCAACAGCACTTCCCAACCCAAGCTACAGCGAAAACGTCCAAGAACTGAAGAGCACAATACTCGGAATAAGAGAATGGAAGTCGGACTGTAGATTTGCTTCTATCTCAGAAATGAAATTGCGGATAGTGGCCATGTGGAATGCACTGCTAGGGGAAAACTTTGTTTTCAGCTTTCGAAACAGTTTGGAAGTCATGGTTTATAAGAGGTTAGAAGTAAATTGTGGAAATTGGACATGGCAGCTGAGAAAATGTGGTCTTGACCTGCAAAGGACACTGCGGCACCAAATCATGAGTGATCAAGTGCAAGCAGTAGACAGCTCAAGCATTAAAAAGTCGTTTGAGCAGCAGGCAAAAGCCATTTCAGAAGAAACTGAAGAGTACTTTAAAAAGGAGAAATATCCACATATATTGAATCAGtggaaaaataacattgatTTCAGATTACAGACAGTGAAAGAGGAGCTCATCGAGGACACCCAGAGGAGATGTAAAAAATGGATTGCACAACGTAAGTCTAGATCAGGACTGGATCAAAAGAAATCCCAGTACCTGGCAGAGCTGCTCGCAAAAAGCAGATGTCTGGCTTCTAATCTAATTAGCGAGTGTGATGAGACAATGGATAAAGAGTTTGAGAAACTCTGGGTGGAACTGATGACCAGAGTTGCCTCAAAGACCCCTGCAGAGAAAGACGTCAACATCGATGCAGCAGTGGAAAAAATCTtttgtgaaacatttaaaacaaaagcaaattcCAAACAA ATGAAGAAAGTGTAA